From Camelina sativa cultivar DH55 chromosome 20, Cs, whole genome shotgun sequence, the proteins below share one genomic window:
- the LOC104770926 gene encoding B-cell receptor-associated protein 31-like — protein MIQLLFLVLFVEGAIAFLLLIKIGPLRELVIKSLDQMKMGKGPATVKTIAGTMSVILFSNLMSIVKIQNKGSKLGTMSPMDQVLWRTHLLEASLMGVVLFLGFIIDRVHHYLRKLINLRSNVGSSKEELEELQKERTEMKEKEEKASKEIKLLQEKLSSILERLKKAETESKEKEKKLETAETHVEALQKQSAELLLEYDRLLEDNQHLQSQILGKTKS, from the exons ATGATTCAGTTACTGTTTCTGGTTCTATTTGTGGAAGGTGCGATTGCATTCTTACTGTTGATAAAGATTGGTCCTTTGAGAGAGCTTGTGATAAAAAGCCTTGACCAGATGAAGATGGGTAAAGGTCCTGCCACTGTGAAAACCATAGCTGGAACTATGTCTGTTATTCTCTTCTCTAATCTCATGAGCATTGTCAAGATCCAGAACAAGGGTTCCAAGCTTGGCACTATGTCTCCTATGGATCAGGTTCTTTGGAGAACACACTTGCTTGAAGCTTCTTTAATGG GAGTCGTACTTTTTCTCGGCTTCATAATTGACAGAGTGCATCATTACCTCAGAAAGCTAATCAATTTAAGAAGCAATGTTGGGTCATCGAAAGAAGAACTTGAAGAGCTCCAGAAAGAAAGAACCGAAATgaaggagaaagaggagaaagcatCCAAGGAAATCAAGCTGCTTCAAGAAAAATTGTCATCTATTTTGGAGAGACTTAAGAAAGCAGAAACTGAGtccaaagagaaagagaagaaacttgaAACCGCTGAAACCCATGTTGAGGCACTTCAGAAACAGTCTGCAGAGCTGCTTCTAGAGTATGATAGATTGCTAGAAGATAACCAACATCTCCAAAGCCAAATCTTGGGGAAAACGAAGAGCtga